In Limisalsivibrio acetivorans, one genomic interval encodes:
- the mrdA gene encoding penicillin-binding protein 2 translates to MHLKHLSKEIHNYYKKRMKIYFAVLFLFFGVILLRLVYLQFFQHEKYKRLSESNRIRIVTVKADRGFIKDRKGKLLVRNAPSYELKVVKEDVPDMALFLKRVSQVVDLDIDYAKKQIRKSYLYEPAVIARGLTFKQVAWLLENSRQFRGLEIGLEPVRKYMESRAFSHVLGYLSEVTERDIQKDDHYTGGDMIGKTGIEKVYEEKLRGVNGAKHVEVDSYGRVLEVLSEKETTPGNNLVLTLDSDLQKSIHSMFEGRKGAAVVMDIEDFSLLSLYSAPTYNLEVFTPFFSSEKRLSVIKDKDKPLLNRALEGAYPPGSVFKILMAAAGLTEGKVTEDTSFTCTGSLKFGNFEYGCWKRGGHGSMKLVESLEQSCDVYYYQLGLLLGIDNIEKYAKKLSLGRITGINLPNEKSGSFPSRAWKRRRFEEPWYPGETIICSIGQGYITTTPLQIAVMLGGIFNGGYVYKPRVVDFIEDMITGEREEIEQELVNRMEFPQWVRDKVMEGMVEVIYGDRATGHRARVDGLTYGGKTGTAQVVSLEKTEDMEDDEIPEFMRDHSWFGAVLPAENPRYAIVALLQHGGAGSRGAAPVVGAIVNRMIDLGYVRTEQKTP, encoded by the coding sequence GTGCATTTAAAACACTTAAGTAAGGAGATACACAACTACTACAAGAAGCGGATGAAGATCTATTTCGCCGTTCTCTTCCTGTTTTTCGGGGTAATCCTTCTAAGACTTGTGTATCTGCAGTTCTTTCAGCACGAAAAGTATAAACGGCTCTCCGAGAGCAACCGTATCCGTATAGTCACAGTAAAGGCGGACAGGGGCTTCATCAAGGACAGAAAGGGGAAGCTTCTCGTGCGCAATGCACCCAGCTATGAGCTCAAGGTTGTTAAGGAGGATGTGCCCGATATGGCGCTCTTCCTTAAGCGGGTCAGCCAGGTGGTTGATCTTGATATAGACTATGCAAAGAAACAGATCCGCAAGTCGTACCTTTATGAGCCCGCTGTTATCGCCAGGGGGCTTACATTCAAGCAGGTGGCATGGCTGCTTGAAAACTCCAGGCAGTTCAGGGGGCTTGAGATAGGGCTTGAGCCTGTTCGTAAATATATGGAGAGCAGGGCGTTCAGCCATGTTCTCGGCTACCTATCAGAGGTCACGGAGAGGGATATTCAGAAAGATGACCACTACACCGGCGGGGATATGATAGGCAAAACCGGTATAGAAAAGGTATACGAGGAGAAGCTGAGGGGTGTAAACGGAGCAAAGCATGTGGAAGTGGACAGCTACGGACGAGTGCTTGAGGTTCTTTCGGAGAAGGAAACCACGCCTGGCAACAACCTGGTGCTTACCCTCGATTCGGATCTGCAGAAATCGATCCACAGCATGTTCGAAGGGCGCAAAGGTGCGGCTGTTGTTATGGATATTGAGGATTTCTCCCTCCTTTCCCTCTATTCCGCACCGACATACAATCTCGAGGTGTTCACACCCTTTTTCAGTTCAGAGAAGCGTCTCAGTGTAATAAAGGATAAGGATAAGCCGTTACTTAACAGGGCTCTTGAGGGTGCCTACCCCCCCGGTTCCGTATTTAAGATACTAATGGCCGCCGCAGGGCTGACAGAGGGTAAGGTGACCGAGGATACCTCTTTCACATGCACCGGTTCACTTAAGTTCGGCAACTTCGAGTATGGCTGTTGGAAGAGAGGGGGGCACGGTTCTATGAAGCTTGTGGAATCCCTGGAGCAGTCATGCGATGTTTATTATTATCAGCTTGGTCTTCTATTAGGTATAGACAATATCGAGAAGTATGCTAAAAAGCTTTCCCTTGGCAGGATAACCGGGATAAACCTCCCCAATGAGAAAAGCGGCTCATTCCCCAGCAGAGCATGGAAGAGAAGACGATTCGAAGAACCCTGGTACCCGGGTGAGACAATAATATGCAGTATAGGCCAGGGCTACATAACTACAACGCCCCTGCAGATTGCTGTCATGCTCGGAGGCATCTTTAACGGCGGGTATGTTTACAAGCCAAGGGTTGTGGACTTTATCGAGGACATGATAACAGGGGAAAGGGAAGAGATAGAGCAGGAACTTGTGAACCGTATGGAGTTCCCTCAATGGGTGCGGGATAAGGTTATGGAGGGTATGGTTGAGGTTATCTACGGCGACCGTGCCACAGGACACCGTGCCCGGGTTGACGGCCTTACCTACGGAGGAAAAACCGGAACGGCACAGGTTGTTAGCCTTGAGAAAACAGAGGATATGGAGGATGATGAGATCCCCGAATTCATGAGAGATCACTCATGGTTCGGAGCTGTCCTCCCCGCTGAAAACCCCCGCTATGCCATAGTTGCCCTTCTTCAGCATGGAGGGGCCGGAAGCCGTGGTGCGGCTCCGGTTGTGGGCGCAATAGTAAACAGGATGATAGATTTAGGCTATGTTAGGACTGAACAGAAAACACCTTGA
- the mreC gene encoding rod shape-determining protein MreC has protein sequence MLSWKKLAAILAFIFFLVILQVKNPDINGPFKGILGNILNPFVYYTSKTTEFAGNVWNGYINLVNVRRDNVELREDNGRLRLQNSIMQEKVLEYERLKKLLNFKDAYQFDTIACNVVGRNIEGYVRYIRIDRGSADGVKVNDPVISFNGLVGVVTEVDMMTARVDVLLNIVNNVSVMNKRTRSVGIIRGDGAGKLTVDYYDRLDDAKLDDLLITSGLGGVYPKGIAVGRIFKLFSTETGLYRRISVSPVVDFFKLENVLVVSR, from the coding sequence ATGCTGAGCTGGAAAAAACTGGCGGCAATCTTAGCGTTCATCTTTTTCCTTGTTATCCTTCAAGTGAAAAACCCTGATATAAACGGGCCCTTCAAGGGGATTCTGGGTAATATCCTTAACCCCTTCGTTTACTACACCTCGAAGACCACAGAGTTTGCGGGGAATGTATGGAACGGTTACATAAACCTTGTGAATGTACGCCGGGATAATGTGGAACTGCGTGAGGATAACGGGAGGCTAAGGCTCCAGAACTCCATCATGCAGGAGAAGGTTCTGGAGTATGAAAGGCTCAAGAAACTGCTGAACTTTAAGGACGCCTACCAGTTTGATACAATAGCCTGCAACGTTGTGGGAAGGAACATCGAGGGCTATGTCCGCTATATCCGCATTGACAGGGGAAGTGCGGACGGCGTTAAGGTCAATGATCCTGTGATCAGCTTCAACGGCCTTGTGGGCGTTGTCACCGAAGTGGACATGATGACCGCCCGTGTGGACGTTCTTCTTAATATAGTTAATAACGTATCTGTAATGAACAAGCGGACACGAAGCGTTGGTATTATCCGTGGTGACGGAGCCGGAAAGCTCACCGTTGACTACTACGACAGGCTGGATGATGCAAAGCTTGACGACCTGCTTATAACCTCCGGTCTCGGCGGTGTTTACCCCAAGGGGATCGCTGTCGGCAGGATATTCAAACTTTTTAGTACAGAAACAGGGCTTTACAGACGTATATCCGTTTCTCCGGTGGTGGACTTCTTCAAACTTGAGAATGTTCTGGTGGTCAGCCGATGA
- a CDS encoding rod shape-determining protein translates to MVFGSLYNVFSSDLAIDLGTANTLIYVKGKGVICAEPSVVAINNLTKETLAVGDEAKNMLGRTPANIVAIRPMKDGVIANFEVTEKMLRHFIQKAINGKKFVGPRIVICVPSGVTQVEKRAVKDSAIQAGAREVYLIEEPMAAAIGAGLPIEEPSGNMIVDIGGGTTEVAVISLSGIVYSNSVRVGGDEMDDAVVNYIKRKYNLLIGTGTAENIKKQIGSAYPLDDEKTIKIKGRDMVTGIPHTREITDKEAREAIDEAVSKIVDAVRIALEKTPPELSADIVDRGIVLTGGGALLSGLDKKLEAETGLPIIVSDDPLRAVVHGAGKVLDNIELLKKVQVD, encoded by the coding sequence ATGGTTTTCGGTAGTTTATACAACGTTTTCTCAAGCGATTTAGCAATAGATCTCGGAACAGCTAATACTCTGATTTACGTTAAAGGCAAAGGGGTTATCTGTGCCGAGCCTTCCGTTGTTGCAATAAATAATTTAACGAAAGAAACCTTGGCCGTGGGTGATGAAGCAAAGAACATGCTGGGGAGAACCCCTGCGAACATCGTTGCAATCCGCCCCATGAAGGACGGCGTTATCGCAAACTTCGAGGTTACGGAGAAGATGCTGAGGCATTTTATCCAAAAGGCGATAAACGGCAAAAAGTTTGTCGGCCCCAGAATCGTAATCTGCGTTCCTTCTGGAGTTACCCAGGTAGAGAAGAGGGCTGTCAAGGACTCTGCGATTCAGGCTGGTGCCAGAGAGGTTTACCTCATAGAGGAGCCCATGGCGGCGGCTATCGGTGCGGGGCTTCCCATAGAAGAGCCCTCGGGCAACATGATCGTTGATATCGGCGGCGGAACGACGGAGGTCGCAGTTATATCACTATCAGGTATCGTTTATTCCAACTCTGTCCGTGTGGGCGGTGATGAAATGGACGATGCTGTAGTGAACTATATCAAAAGAAAATACAACCTTCTCATTGGAACCGGAACTGCCGAGAATATAAAGAAGCAGATCGGCTCCGCCTATCCCCTTGATGATGAGAAAACCATAAAGATCAAAGGTCGTGATATGGTTACAGGCATACCACACACCAGAGAGATCACCGACAAAGAGGCCAGAGAGGCCATCGATGAGGCGGTTTCCAAGATTGTGGATGCCGTTCGTATCGCCCTTGAGAAAACACCCCCTGAGCTTTCAGCCGATATCGTCGACAGAGGTATCGTTCTAACAGGGGGCGGTGCGCTCCTAAGCGGGCTTGATAAGAAGCTTGAGGCGGAGACAGGCCTTCCCATCATCGTATCGGACGACCCTCTCAGAGCTGTTGTTCATGGAGCCGGAAAGGTTCTTGACAACATTGAGCTTCTGAAGAAGGTCCAAGTAGACTGA
- the lysS gene encoding lysine--tRNA ligase yields MDQHRADKLNQLKGMDVQPYVNSFKAPFSIKEISGRFGKMTKPELEEKKYTFTLAGRITAARKFGKASFLNIKDRTGNIQIYVRKGDVSDEEFDIFKLTDIGDFIGVSGYVFKTKTGELSIYAEKFSLLTKSLRDLPEKWHGLKDVETRYRQRYVDLIVNSDVQNIFKKRSRIIQEIRNYFTSMDFMEVETPMMQPIAGGATAKPFVTHHNALDMPLFMRIAPELYLKRLVIGGFERVFEINRNFRNEGLSTRHNPEFTMIEWYWAYADYNDLMDMIEEFLRNIALKVCADSKITYGENEIDFASPWKRMTISEAILEMTDLSDDDIADRESAAKTAESKGIHIKDGWGHGKVVMEIFEELVEDKLIDPTFITDYPKEVSPLSKSKADNPDITERFELFIAGYEIANGFNELNDPMDQKERFEKQVLEKEAGDEEAHMMDSDYIRALEYGLPPTAGAGLGIDRLVMILTDSPSIRDVILFPHMRPEAGESQQTEE; encoded by the coding sequence ATGGATCAGCACCGTGCAGATAAACTGAATCAACTAAAGGGTATGGATGTTCAGCCCTATGTTAACTCCTTCAAAGCCCCTTTCAGCATAAAAGAAATTTCCGGACGCTTCGGAAAGATGACCAAGCCCGAGCTTGAGGAGAAGAAATACACATTCACCCTCGCTGGCAGAATAACCGCTGCAAGAAAGTTCGGCAAGGCTTCATTCCTCAATATTAAAGACAGAACGGGTAATATCCAGATCTATGTACGCAAAGGGGATGTTTCCGATGAAGAGTTCGATATCTTCAAGCTCACCGACATTGGCGATTTCATCGGTGTCTCAGGGTACGTTTTCAAAACAAAGACGGGTGAACTTTCAATATATGCTGAAAAATTCAGTCTCCTGACAAAATCACTCCGCGATCTCCCTGAGAAATGGCATGGCCTTAAGGATGTGGAAACACGTTACCGCCAGCGTTACGTCGACCTCATCGTAAACAGCGACGTTCAGAATATATTCAAGAAGCGCAGCCGCATCATCCAGGAGATCAGAAACTACTTCACCTCCATGGACTTCATGGAGGTTGAAACCCCCATGATGCAGCCTATTGCTGGTGGGGCAACTGCAAAACCTTTCGTAACACACCATAACGCTCTCGACATGCCCCTTTTCATGCGTATCGCACCCGAGCTTTACCTTAAAAGACTCGTTATCGGCGGATTCGAGCGTGTATTTGAGATAAACAGGAACTTCCGCAACGAAGGGCTTTCCACACGCCACAACCCCGAATTCACCATGATCGAGTGGTACTGGGCATATGCGGACTACAACGACCTTATGGATATGATCGAAGAGTTCCTTCGCAATATCGCACTTAAGGTTTGTGCAGATTCAAAGATAACCTACGGCGAAAACGAGATCGACTTCGCCTCGCCATGGAAGCGTATGACCATCAGCGAGGCTATCCTGGAGATGACAGACCTCTCAGATGATGATATCGCCGACAGAGAGTCTGCAGCAAAAACAGCAGAATCTAAAGGAATTCATATCAAAGATGGCTGGGGGCATGGTAAGGTTGTCATGGAGATCTTCGAGGAGCTTGTTGAGGATAAACTCATCGACCCCACTTTCATTACAGATTATCCCAAAGAGGTTTCACCCCTTTCCAAGTCAAAGGCGGATAACCCTGATATAACAGAGAGATTTGAGCTATTTATTGCTGGATACGAGATTGCAAACGGATTTAATGAGCTTAACGACCCCATGGACCAGAAGGAGCGCTTTGAGAAGCAGGTTCTTGAGAAGGAAGCTGGGGATGAAGAAGCCCACATGATGGACAGCGACTACATAAGGGCACTCGAATACGGCCTCCCCCCAACAGCGGGTGCGGGTCTTGGCATAGACAGGCTTGTTATGATACTTACCGATAGCCCCTCTATCCGTGATGTGATACTCTTCCCCCACATGAGACCCGAAGCTGGGGAGTCGCAGCAGACAGAAGAATAA
- a CDS encoding GGDEF domain-containing protein → MEAIFPTSIEATFDSVEEEGSVIIYEVRSGDDYGSIRSMIEEDHFYLFIASRSFDVHFLELSSEFFFVFSHYDDPSEEIVIRFNTLMKYKSILDELRNKSEELENTVFELAFASTNVLEQNEFLEKMAKKDGLTMLYNHSYFKDKMKHEFDRSGRYDNNFTLAILDLDFFKKVNDTHGHLKGDEVLKAFANVISDMVRESDIAARYGGEEFAIIFTETGIKEAVIAIDRIRKEMDKKVFESPIGKFSVTFSAGITLFDEKFKDIEEMIHIADKALYMSKRNGRNMTTVL, encoded by the coding sequence GTGGAAGCAATCTTCCCCACCAGCATCGAGGCTACATTTGACAGTGTTGAAGAGGAAGGGAGCGTCATCATTTATGAGGTTCGCAGTGGTGATGATTACGGCTCCATCCGCTCCATGATCGAAGAGGACCATTTCTACCTCTTCATCGCATCCCGCAGTTTTGACGTGCACTTCCTAGAGTTGTCTTCCGAATTCTTCTTTGTATTCAGTCATTATGATGACCCGTCCGAAGAAATCGTAATACGTTTCAATACCCTGATGAAATATAAAAGCATCCTTGATGAACTCCGCAACAAGAGCGAGGAGCTTGAGAACACTGTATTCGAACTCGCCTTTGCATCAACAAATGTCCTTGAGCAGAATGAGTTTCTTGAGAAAATGGCTAAGAAAGACGGCCTGACGATGCTGTACAACCACTCCTACTTCAAGGATAAAATGAAGCATGAGTTCGACCGTTCCGGAAGATACGACAATAACTTCACACTTGCAATCCTCGATCTTGATTTCTTCAAGAAGGTCAACGACACCCACGGTCACCTCAAGGGGGACGAGGTCCTTAAGGCCTTCGCAAACGTTATCAGCGACATGGTTCGAGAATCAGATATCGCCGCAAGGTACGGCGGGGAAGAGTTTGCCATAATCTTTACAGAAACAGGTATAAAAGAGGCCGTAATCGCCATCGACCGCATCCGTAAGGAGATGGACAAGAAGGTTTTCGAAAGCCCCATCGGAAAGTTCAGTGTTACATTCAGTGCGGGGATAACCCTCTTCGATGAGAAATTCAAGGATATTGAGGAAATGATACATATTGCCGACAAAGCGCTTTACATGAGTAAGCGCAACGGTCGGAATATGACGACTGTTCTCTGA
- a CDS encoding menaquinone biosynthetic enzyme MqnA/MqnD family protein: protein MLRIGQIDYANIYPIYHHLNNHSGIRIVKGVPSFLNHAIREGGIDVAPCSSIEYAKSPESYMLIPGISISCIDKVKSVMLYSRFPVEELRDKRIYLTGESGTSVVLVRILLREKYGINPEFTRELEDASAKVLIGDKALFEYYNGSHSYIYDLGTEWHEFTGLPFVFALWTVRKETVQNKWGEIKAFIDDLMKIKADSKKNLAALLDHYTFKGLTSYQIIDYWETIDYNLSDKHIEALLRFYRYAAELGAIKNVPPLHMIT, encoded by the coding sequence ATGCTTAGAATCGGCCAGATAGACTATGCAAATATATATCCAATATATCATCATCTGAACAACCATTCAGGGATAAGGATAGTCAAAGGTGTTCCTTCTTTCCTGAACCATGCAATAAGAGAAGGCGGGATAGATGTTGCACCATGCAGCAGTATCGAATACGCCAAATCACCTGAGAGCTATATGCTCATACCGGGGATCTCCATAAGCTGTATCGATAAGGTAAAGAGCGTAATGCTTTATTCCAGATTTCCTGTGGAGGAATTGAGGGATAAACGAATCTATCTTACCGGTGAGAGTGGCACAAGCGTTGTTTTGGTGAGGATACTGCTACGTGAGAAGTATGGCATAAACCCTGAGTTCACTAGAGAATTGGAAGACGCATCTGCAAAGGTTCTCATCGGTGATAAGGCTCTGTTTGAGTATTATAATGGCAGTCACTCATATATCTATGATCTCGGAACAGAGTGGCATGAATTCACAGGTTTGCCCTTCGTTTTTGCACTATGGACTGTGCGTAAAGAGACTGTGCAGAACAAATGGGGTGAGATTAAGGCTTTTATCGATGATCTGATGAAGATAAAGGCAGACAGTAAAAAGAACCTCGCCGCACTGCTGGACCATTACACATTCAAAGGTCTCACATCCTATCAAATTATAGATTATTGGGAGACGATAGACTATAACCTCTCTGATAAGCACATAGAAGCACTACTTAGATTCTACCGCTACGCCGCAGAACTCGGCGCAATCAAAAACGTACCACCTCTACATATGATCACCTAG
- a CDS encoding tRNA (cytidine(34)-2'-O)-methyltransferase codes for MIHIALIEPEIPQNTGNIGRLCVATGSELILCGKLGFSLDDKYLKRAGLDYWKKVKLTRVEEVEDLFSLYPADEYTYAVLSKKAETEYTEIPVESGKELLLIFGRETEGLDEEMLNRYGDYLYRIPTTGDVRSLNLSNAVAVITYDILRRIDFCGLEKKCLESAR; via the coding sequence ATGATCCATATCGCCCTCATAGAACCGGAAATCCCTCAGAATACAGGCAATATAGGCAGGCTTTGCGTTGCCACAGGGAGCGAACTTATACTCTGTGGCAAACTCGGGTTCTCACTTGATGACAAGTATCTTAAGAGGGCAGGGCTTGACTACTGGAAAAAAGTGAAGCTCACTCGTGTGGAGGAAGTTGAGGACCTATTTTCTCTCTATCCAGCGGATGAATACACCTATGCCGTTCTCAGTAAAAAGGCTGAGACTGAGTATACAGAGATACCGGTAGAAAGTGGTAAAGAGCTTCTACTTATCTTCGGCAGAGAGACAGAAGGCTTAGATGAAGAAATGCTCAATCGGTATGGTGATTACCTTTACAGGATACCCACTACAGGGGATGTACGGAGTTTGAACCTTTCCAACGCAGTTGCTGTTATAACATACGATATTCTGCGCAGGATTGATTTTTGCGGGCTGGAGAAGAAATGCTTAGAATCGGCCAGATAG
- a CDS encoding transcriptional regulator encodes MKTLRQEIIDTLKDGPATAGDLSVIVSKPEKLIFSELEHVRKTVGKAFAIIQPECRKCGFIFSREKHLKKPSKCPECRSTWITDPEFYIK; translated from the coding sequence TTGAAAACGCTCAGACAGGAAATAATTGATACGCTGAAGGACGGACCCGCCACAGCCGGCGACCTCTCTGTTATCGTTTCAAAGCCTGAGAAATTGATCTTTTCCGAACTTGAGCACGTTCGTAAAACCGTAGGCAAGGCTTTCGCTATAATCCAGCCGGAATGCAGGAAGTGCGGTTTCATCTTCAGTCGTGAGAAACACTTGAAGAAACCGTCCAAGTGCCCTGAGTGCCGTAGTACATGGATAACCGATCCGGAGTTTTATATAAAATGA
- the rsfS gene encoding ribosome silencing factor, whose amino-acid sequence MTAEDILNQSVNLLDSRKAENISVYNISKVSSLADYLVIATASSTTHANSLSDYLLEEMKKEGEKPFAMDGYKSSRWVCLDFGNVIVNIMCQKERDYYDLEAIWGGSTRIPAESLLENAQTGNN is encoded by the coding sequence ATGACTGCTGAAGATATACTGAACCAATCTGTCAACCTTCTGGATTCCAGAAAGGCTGAGAATATAAGTGTTTACAACATAAGCAAGGTTAGCTCGCTGGCGGACTACCTTGTTATCGCCACAGCCAGCTCCACAACACATGCAAACTCGCTTTCCGATTATCTCCTTGAGGAGATGAAGAAAGAGGGTGAAAAACCCTTTGCTATGGACGGTTACAAGTCCTCCCGCTGGGTATGTCTCGATTTCGGCAATGTCATAGTAAATATTATGTGCCAGAAAGAACGTGACTACTACGATCTCGAAGCGATATGGGGAGGAAGCACCAGAATACCTGCGGAGAGCCTTCTTGAAAACGCTCAGACAGGAAATAATTGA
- the nadD gene encoding nicotinate-nucleotide adenylyltransferase — MIKLGLFGGTFNPIHIGHVALAQNVQRAFDLDKLLLIPSRIPPHKKTCDIAPETRMEMVQLVADKLGEEFGVSDYEVNSEEVSYSYKTVSKYRDEYPDAQIFFIAGTDIFASISTWQSYMELFELANFIVVNRSFMPFEKMLESIPAELMDRVVKADSYQGEKSGKVILYTMPEVDVSSTEIRTLLDEKYRKANLPEGVYEYISSNNLYGSGNDC, encoded by the coding sequence ATGATAAAACTTGGACTATTCGGGGGAACCTTCAACCCCATACACATAGGGCATGTTGCCCTCGCACAGAACGTACAGAGAGCCTTTGACCTGGATAAACTGCTCCTAATACCCTCAAGGATACCCCCGCATAAAAAGACCTGCGACATCGCTCCGGAAACACGGATGGAGATGGTTCAGCTGGTTGCGGACAAACTCGGCGAGGAGTTCGGAGTGTCCGATTATGAGGTAAACAGCGAAGAGGTATCATACAGTTACAAGACTGTCAGCAAATACCGGGATGAATACCCCGATGCACAGATCTTTTTCATAGCAGGCACGGATATTTTCGCATCCATTAGTACATGGCAAAGCTATATGGAGCTTTTTGAGCTGGCGAACTTCATCGTTGTAAACCGCTCATTCATGCCCTTTGAAAAAATGCTGGAGAGTATCCCAGCCGAGCTGATGGATAGGGTGGTAAAAGCCGATAGCTATCAGGGTGAAAAGAGCGGCAAGGTAATACTTTACACAATGCCGGAAGTAGATGTTTCCAGTACAGAGATAAGAACTCTTCTTGACGAAAAATACAGAAAGGCTAATTTGCCCGAAGGGGTGTATGAATACATCTCATCAAACAATCTATACGGGAGTGGTAATGACTGCTGA
- a CDS encoding glutamate-5-semialdehyde dehydrogenase, with protein MKDILAKAKQTSYELMNIRTSVKDDALGRIAQKLDESRDTVKEENRKDLEQGEKDGLSSAMMDRLLLDDKAIDGMIKAVNEIKAQTDPVGSVVEGYTRPNGLYITKVRVPLGVVGIIYESRPNVTVDAAALCLKSGNVSVLRGGKEAFHSNTVLGKLMAEAVSEAGLPEGCVNVVADTDRKRIKEMLTARGKIDIIVPRGGKGLIEFCTEHSLIPLVKHDDGICHAYVDRDAETAKALNIVMNSKTQRTGVCNAIETLLVHRDIAEDFIPALAQAASAERLELRGCEESLKHADMNKATDEDWSTEYLDMILSIKVVDSTEDAVKHINRYGSGHSETIITENYSTARYFMNAADASAVFVNASTRFNDGGQFGLGAEIGISTQKLHCRGPMGAFDLTTTKYQVYGDGQIRE; from the coding sequence ATGAAAGATATTTTGGCAAAGGCGAAACAGACATCCTATGAACTGATGAACATTAGAACATCTGTTAAGGATGATGCTCTGGGACGCATTGCGCAAAAGCTGGACGAATCCAGAGACACAGTCAAGGAAGAGAACAGAAAGGACTTGGAACAGGGTGAGAAAGACGGCTTGTCCTCCGCCATGATGGACAGGCTTCTTCTGGACGATAAAGCTATAGATGGCATGATTAAGGCCGTTAATGAGATAAAGGCGCAGACCGACCCTGTGGGCTCCGTTGTGGAGGGATACACACGCCCCAACGGGCTTTACATAACCAAGGTACGAGTGCCCCTCGGGGTAGTGGGGATCATATACGAATCCCGACCCAATGTAACAGTTGACGCTGCGGCGCTATGCCTTAAATCAGGTAATGTATCAGTTCTACGGGGTGGAAAGGAAGCTTTCCACTCAAATACGGTGCTTGGAAAGCTCATGGCCGAAGCAGTAAGCGAAGCCGGACTCCCCGAAGGGTGCGTCAATGTTGTTGCGGATACCGACCGTAAGCGGATCAAGGAGATGCTCACAGCCAGAGGGAAGATCGACATCATCGTACCACGCGGCGGAAAAGGGCTCATAGAGTTCTGTACAGAGCATTCGCTGATCCCTCTTGTTAAACATGACGACGGCATCTGCCACGCCTATGTGGACAGGGATGCAGAAACCGCAAAGGCGCTCAATATTGTTATGAATTCAAAAACCCAGCGTACTGGAGTATGCAACGCAATTGAAACCCTTCTTGTACATAGGGATATTGCTGAAGACTTCATCCCCGCTCTTGCACAGGCTGCCTCTGCGGAAAGGCTCGAACTGCGTGGGTGTGAGGAGTCGTTGAAGCATGCTGATATGAACAAGGCAACAGATGAGGACTGGTCCACTGAATATCTCGACATGATCCTTTCCATAAAGGTTGTGGACTCAACTGAGGATGCAGTTAAGCATATTAACCGCTACGGTTCCGGTCACTCAGAGACAATAATCACAGAAAACTACAGCACAGCCAGATATTTCATGAATGCTGCGGATGCCTCTGCAGTCTTTGTAAACGCCTCTACCCGTTTTAACGACGGCGGGCAGTTCGGCCTCGGTGCAGAGATAGGCATCAGTACGCAGAAACTGCACTGCAGGGGGCCCATGGGGGCGTTTGACCTTACTACGACAAAATATCAGGTTTACGGCGACGGACAGATTAGAGAATGA